GAACGGCGGCTTGGCCGTGTTCATCGCGAGAAAGTCCGGGATCCCGGCTATCGGTGAGGTGATGTGCGTGAAGGTCGGGTCCGCGGAGAGGGCCTTGAGCGACTGGAGCGGGATAGCGTCGGCCCAATCGAGGTTCCCCGAGCGGAGCGACTCGATCCGACTCTGGTCGACGAGCAGGAACTTGAACTGGACGCCGTCGAGGTACGGCCTGCCGGCTCGGAAGTAGCCGTCGAACTTCTTGAGCGTGATGTGGTCCCCCTGGACCCATTCCACGAACTGGAAGGGCCCGGTACCGACCGGGTTGCGGGCAGGATCCTTGGCTGAGATCGCCTTCTTGTTGACGATCTCGCCGTTGTTGGCGAGATTATTCAGGAAGGGCCCGAAGGGCGTCTTGAGTTTGAAAGTCACGCGGGTGGGGCTGGTCGCCTCGATCGAGGCGATCGCGTCGTACAGGGGAGCGTAGCCGCTGGCTGTCTTCGGATCGAGCATCCGCTCGAAGGTGTACTTGACATCGGCCGCCCCGAATTTCTCGCCGTTGTGGAACGTCGCGTTGTCAACGAGATCGAACACCCACGTCAGTGGATCCGGCTGCGCCCACTTCGTCGCGAGGACGCCGACGATCTGGTTGTTCTCGTCGAGGTCGACGAGTTTGCTGAAGATGTTGTCGTAGACCTGCGCACCGGTGTAGATCGAAGACGTCGCCGGGTCGAGGGAATCAGGCTCCCCGGTGAGGGCCGCCTGGAGGGTTCCTCCGGACTTCGCCGCTGCGCTGGCTGCGGCTGACGCGCTCGCTGGCGCCGAACTCGAGCCTTGGCTCGCGCCGCCCGCCGGGGACGCGGTAGCCGACGTGCCACCGCACGCGGTTACGACCGAACCTAGGCTGGTGGCTGCGAGGACCGCACCACTGAAGCCGGCCGCGCGGCGCAGGAAGTCGCGTCGCGAGAGGTCGCCGCGCATGAAGCTCCGAGCGAGCGCTTCCGCTCGTCGCTGCTCAGGATCGTGGGGATGGGACACGGATCTCCTCCTTCGGTGCTGGGCCGCAGTCTCAGCGGTGTCGGGCGATGAACGCGAGAACGGATTCGTTGAATGGCTTCGGGTGCTCCCAGATCGAGGCGTGGCCCCCGGGCGTCGTCGCCCACTCCGCCCCATCGATGGCTTCGTGCAGCCGGCGCGAGAGTTCGACCGGGATGAGGATGTCTTCCGCGCCGGCGATAACGAGCGTTGGTACCGAGATTCGGTTGAGCCGACCGTTCGTGTCGTGGGTTCGAATCGAGCTCAGCTGGGCGAGATACGCGTCGAGCGGTTGCGCGAGGTCGGCCATCGCTATCTCGAATTCCCCGAGCTCGGCCTCCCGGCTCTCGAAAAACGGCACCGTAAACGCCCAGAGGGTCACGTCGCGCATGACGAACGACACGCCGAGTACGGGCGCGAGATCCGCCCACATCGCGAACATCCGACCGCAGAACGGACCAGGTGCCGCGTAGGTCGAGCTGAGGACGAGGCTCTTGAGATCCGAGCCATACGCGATCGCGTATTCCTGGGCGATCATCCCGCCCATGCTGGTGCCGAGTAGGTGGAAACTGCCGATTCGAAGATGGTCGACGAGCGCCTTCGTATCCTCGGCAAAGAGCCGGGTCGTGTATGGGCCGGGAGGCTTGCTCGTCTGGCCAGCGCCGCGGTTGTCGAACCGAAGGACTCGGTGGCCGGCGGCCAGGAAGTCTTCGGTCTGATAGGCCCACGACTCAAGGTCATCGGCCAGGCCGTTGACCATGACGATCGTCTCAGGGCCGTCCCCTTCGAGGCGATAGTTGATCTCGATGTCGTTAACAGTGGCGACTGGCATGGGCGCTTCCTCCTGATCCGGTCAGTGGCTGGTCGCTGCGTGGACGACTGGATCGCCCGCTTCCGACCCGCAGGCCGAGTCAGCCCGGACGCGAGCGACGTGGCAGGCCGCGCGGTGCCGAAGGCCGAAGGCGGTGAGCTCCGGCACCTCGGTCCGGCAGCGCTCGATGGCGACCGGACAACGAGGGTGGAACCGGCAACCGGTCGGTGGGTTGATCGGACTCGGGATCTCGCCGTTGATGCGGGCTGCGGTCACCCGGCGTCCCGGGTCCGGGTACGGGATCGCGGCGATCAACGCCTGCGTGTATGGGTGCTCGGCCCGGGCGAAAAGCGCGTCGGTCGGGCCCTCCTCAGCCAGCCGACCGAGGTAGAGGACCGCCGCCCGATCGCAGACGTGCTCGACGACCGCGAGGTTATGGGTGATCAGGACAAGGGCCAGCCCAAGATCGCGCTGGAGTTCGGCGAGCAGGTTGAGGATCTGCGCCTGAACCGAGACATCGAGGGCCGACACCGGCTCATCGGCGATGATGAGCTCGGGCTCCAGGGCGAGCGCTGCCGCGATTCCGACACGCTGACGCTGGCCGCCCGACAGCTCGTGGGGTCGCCGGGCGGCGAGCCGGCGCGACAAGCCAACCCGGTCGAGAAGCGTCGCGACCCGCGTCTCGCGCTCGGCAGGCCGGCCGATCTTGAACGCGTCAAGCGGCTCGCGGATCGTCCGAGAGATCGGCCAGCGCGGGTCGAGCGAGGCATACGGGTCCTGGAAGATCGGCTGGACTCGTCGGCGGAACTCGCGCCTGTCGGCGCCGCGCAGGCGGGTGACGTCCGCGCCATGAAACCAGATCTCGCCGTCCGTCACGGCCGTCAAACCGAGGACACAGCGGGCGAGCGTCGTCTTGCCGGATCCGGACTCCCCGACGATCGCGACGAGCTCACCCGGAGCTACGATCAGATCCACACCATCAAGGGCGTGGACGACCGTCGACCGACCCAGGAGCGCACCGCGAACAGGGAAGTGCTTGACGAGTCCGCGGACTTCGAGCAGCGCGCCGTTCATCGGGCCGCCTCAGAGGCCTGGCCGGTCATCTCCGCTGCGGCGCGGGTCGCCAGATCATTCCAGCACGCGATCGCATGGTCTGGTGAGGCGATGGCGAGAGGCGGTACGTGATCGCACTCGTCGCGCCGGACGGGGCAACGGGGCGAGAAGCGGCATCCGGCCGGCGGCGCGGACAGCTCTGGCACCTGTCCGTCGATGACGTGCAGCGAGCCGCGCGCCTGCGCCCTGGTCGGGAGCGCGCCGATGAGCGCCTGAGTGTACGGGTGACGAGGGGAGGCGAAGATCTGGGCTACTGGAGCAATCTCGACAAGCTGGCCGGCGTACATGACACCGACCCGGTCGCAGGTCTGCGCGATGACGCCCAAGTCATGCGTGATGAGGACGACCGTGGTCCGGTGGCGCTCACGGAGTACCTTGATCAGTTCGATGATCTGGGCCTGGATCGTCACGTCGAGGGCCGTCGTGGGCTCGTCGGCGATGAGCAGAGCTGGCTCGTTGGCGAGGGCCGTCGCGACGACGACGCGCTGACGCATGCCGCCGGAGAACCGGTGCGGTGGCTCCGCGTAGCGCTCCTCGGCCGATGGGATTCCGACCTCTCGCAGAAGCTCGAGAGCCCGATCGCGGGCGCCAGACCGATCGGTCCTTCGGTGAGCGCGGATCGTCTCCGCCACCTGGTCGCCGATCCCGTAGGTCGGGTCGAGCGCGGTGAGCGGGTCCTGGAAGATCATGCTCATCCGGTCGCCACGCAGTGCTCGTAGCTCCCTCTCACCGAGACCGACGAGGTCGCGGCCGAGAAAGGTGATCTGCCCTTTGACGGCAGCGGTACTCGGCAGGAGCCCCATGATCGCCAATGCGAGGGTCGACTTGCCGCAACCAGATTCGCCGACGAGACCGAAGATCTCACCACGGTTGATCCGCAGTGACACGTCGGCCACGGCCGAGATTCGGTCGTCCTCGACCCGGAACTCGACGCCGACGCGGCGGAGGACCAGGACCTCGTCCAAGCCTCCGGCTGCTTGCGTCGACGCCGGACTCACGGTGGTCGAGATCATCGAGCCATCCCGCGAGGATCGAGTCGCCGTCTCAGTCCGTCACCGACGAGGTTGAACCCGAGCACCGTCACTGCAAGGGCGAGACCAGGAAAGATCTCCACCCAAGGCGCCAGGGTCAGGACGTCACGACCTTCGTTGAGCATGGTGCCAAGCGACGCGGTCGGAGGCTGGGCGCCGAGGCCCAGGAACGAGAGCGCCGCCTCGATCTGGATCGCGAAACCCATGAGGACGGACGCCTGGACGAGGGCGGGTCCGAGCGAGTTCGGCAGGACATGACGGAGCATGATCGAGATCTCCGAGGCACCGCGGGCCCGGGCTCCGTCCACGTACGGCTGCGCTTCGACGACGATCGC
Above is a window of Chloroflexota bacterium DNA encoding:
- a CDS encoding ABC transporter ATP-binding protein, with the translated sequence MDEVLVLRRVGVEFRVEDDRISAVADVSLRINRGEIFGLVGESGCGKSTLALAIMGLLPSTAAVKGQITFLGRDLVGLGERELRALRGDRMSMIFQDPLTALDPTYGIGDQVAETIRAHRRTDRSGARDRALELLREVGIPSAEERYAEPPHRFSGGMRQRVVVATALANEPALLIADEPTTALDVTIQAQIIELIKVLRERHRTTVVLITHDLGVIAQTCDRVGVMYAGQLVEIAPVAQIFASPRHPYTQALIGALPTRAQARGSLHVIDGQVPELSAPPAGCRFSPRCPVRRDECDHVPPLAIASPDHAIACWNDLATRAAAEMTGQASEAAR
- a CDS encoding ABC transporter ATP-binding protein, with the protein product MNGALLEVRGLVKHFPVRGALLGRSTVVHALDGVDLIVAPGELVAIVGESGSGKTTLARCVLGLTAVTDGEIWFHGADVTRLRGADRREFRRRVQPIFQDPYASLDPRWPISRTIREPLDAFKIGRPAERETRVATLLDRVGLSRRLAARRPHELSGGQRQRVGIAAALALEPELIIADEPVSALDVSVQAQILNLLAELQRDLGLALVLITHNLAVVEHVCDRAAVLYLGRLAEEGPTDALFARAEHPYTQALIAAIPYPDPGRRVTAARINGEIPSPINPPTGCRFHPRCPVAIERCRTEVPELTAFGLRHRAACHVARVRADSACGSEAGDPVVHAATSH
- a CDS encoding alpha/beta fold hydrolase, which codes for MPVATVNDIEINYRLEGDGPETIVMVNGLADDLESWAYQTEDFLAAGHRVLRFDNRGAGQTSKPPGPYTTRLFAEDTKALVDHLRIGSFHLLGTSMGGMIAQEYAIAYGSDLKSLVLSSTYAAPGPFCGRMFAMWADLAPVLGVSFVMRDVTLWAFTVPFFESREAELGEFEIAMADLAQPLDAYLAQLSSIRTHDTNGRLNRISVPTLVIAGAEDILIPVELSRRLHEAIDGAEWATTPGGHASIWEHPKPFNESVLAFIARHR